The genome window AGATTCTGCTAAATGTATGAATTCCATTTATGTTGTAATCCTGCAGCCCACTCAATTAAATTTTGAGTATAATTTTCAGCAAGGTCAAAAATCTACagctaggccaggtgcggtagctcacacctgtaatcccagcacttggggaggctgaggcgggtgtatcacttgaggtcaggggtttgagaccaacctggccaacatagtgaaaccccgtctctactaaaaatacaaaaaaattagctgggcgtagtggcagctgcctgtaatcccagctacttgggagactgaggcaggagaaaagcttgaatccgggaggcagaggttgcagtaagccgagatcatgccattgcacaccagcctgggcaacaagagcaaaactccacctcaaaaaaaaaaatctacaactaCAAGAAATAAAGGATTATTTCAGGGCTCTGTAGAATCCCTCTGGTTCTCTGACTGTGAGTTAAGCTGAGAGTTTAAAGATTGGCGCGTGTCCTTTACTTGCCATAATAACTCCAGTGAACTCAGAAATAGCTATCTCATCCCATGGTCCTGAAGTCATCACTACCATGTAAGTGTGGCAGTCCCATGGCTCTCCGTGCCCTTACTTCAGTGGGAACATTGTCACAATCAAATGATATTAGTAGTGATGTCAGTATGAGCCATTGATTACTTGTAATCACTGGTGTATAGTAAACTGGCTCTCTCGGGGGGAAATAATATCTGTAGTTTTTGCagattccttttatttccttttctttgtttttttgtgtggttggttgattttatttatttattttatgaatgaggCAATTTATTAATCCAGCATGGTTTGTTCTAATGCTTCTTGTTGGCAGCTGCCACCTGTCCAGCGATTCTGTCCAGATCTCTCTGTCCCTGAGGTGTCAGTTTGCGGCCCCCGTCTTGGTCCTTTTCCACCATTTTCAGCCCCTCCAGGGCTTGGAGGACCCGGCGGGCCACACTCTTGGAGCCTTGGCTGAAGTGGCTGGGCATGACGCCGTTTCTCTGACGTCCCCCATAGATCTTGGTCATGGAGCCAACCCCAGCGCCACCCCAGAGGTACAGGTGCCGCGCTGTGGAAGCAGCTCGCGTGTAGAACCAGTTCTCATCAAAGGGAGCAAGCTCTTTGTGCTTGGCCAGCTTGACGGTGTCCACCCATTCGGGGACTTTCAGCTTCCCGGACTTTTTGAGGAAGGCTGCCAGAGCTCTGACAAACTCCTGCTGGTTCACGTCTTTT of Symphalangus syndactylus isolate Jambi chromosome 24, NHGRI_mSymSyn1-v2.1_pri, whole genome shotgun sequence contains these proteins:
- the LOC129474405 gene encoding small ribosomal subunit protein eS19-like codes for the protein KINRFSPGWQHRGHTVPRVTVKDVNQQEFVRALAAFLKKSGKLKVPEWVDTVKLAKHKELAPFDENWFYTRAASTARHLYLWGGAGVGSMTKIYGGRQRNGVMPSHFSQGSKSVARRVLQALEGLKMVEKDQDGGRKLTPQGQRDLDRIAGQVAAANKKH